A genomic stretch from Thauera sp. GDN1 includes:
- a CDS encoding ferredoxin--NADP reductase, whose product MTAQRYHALKVRAVTEETHDAKSVVFEVPPELAETFKYRSGQFLTLRLPVLGRHLPRCYSMSSAPTLDAHLRVTVKRVKDGRGSNWVCDRVRPGDTLEVMAPAGVFTPASLQGEFLLCAGGSGITPVFSILRSALAHGQGRICLLYANRDERSVIFRDELNALAAAHPARLQIIHWLDSVQGVPSVAQLAELARPWAQAQAFICGPGLFMDAMVSALDKAGMAGEHVHVERFVSLPDEEDVAAINAAAPAPAATVERARVEIELDGEVHTLEVAGTETLLDAALKAGINAPHSCQAGMCASCMCQVVEGEVHLRHNEVLDAKDLAKRWTLSCQALPTTERVRVRFPG is encoded by the coding sequence ATGACAGCCCAGCGCTACCACGCCCTCAAGGTGAGGGCGGTGACCGAGGAAACGCACGACGCTAAGTCGGTCGTGTTCGAGGTGCCGCCCGAGCTGGCCGAGACCTTCAAGTATCGATCCGGCCAGTTCCTGACCCTGCGCTTGCCGGTGCTGGGGCGTCATCTGCCCCGATGCTATTCGATGTCGAGCGCGCCGACGCTCGACGCGCACCTTAGGGTGACGGTCAAGCGCGTGAAGGACGGCCGTGGCTCGAACTGGGTGTGCGACCGTGTGCGCCCGGGCGACACGCTCGAGGTCATGGCGCCGGCGGGGGTGTTCACGCCGGCCTCGCTGCAGGGTGAGTTCCTGCTGTGCGCCGGTGGCAGCGGCATCACCCCCGTGTTCTCGATCCTGCGTTCGGCGCTGGCGCACGGCCAGGGTCGCATCTGCCTGCTGTACGCCAACCGCGACGAGCGTTCGGTCATCTTCCGCGACGAGCTGAACGCGCTCGCCGCCGCGCATCCGGCCCGGCTGCAGATCATCCACTGGCTGGATTCGGTGCAAGGCGTGCCCTCGGTGGCGCAGCTCGCGGAACTTGCCCGCCCTTGGGCGCAGGCGCAGGCCTTCATCTGCGGCCCGGGCCTGTTCATGGACGCCATGGTGTCGGCGCTTGACAAGGCCGGCATGGCGGGCGAGCACGTTCACGTCGAGCGTTTCGTGTCGCTGCCGGACGAGGAGGACGTCGCCGCCATCAACGCTGCCGCTCCTGCGCCAGCGGCGACGGTCGAGCGCGCCAGGGTGGAGATCGAGCTCGACGGCGAGGTGCACACGCTTGAGGTGGCCGGCACCGAGACCCTGCTCGATGCTGCGCTCAAGGCCGGCATCAACGCGCCGCATTCATGCCAGGCCGGCATGTGCGCGTCGTGCATGTGCCAGGTGGTCGAAGGTGAGGTGCATCTTCGTCACAACGAGGTGCTCGACGCCAAGGATCTCGCCAAGCGCTGGACGCTGAGCTGCCAGGCGCTGCCCACCACCGAACGCGTCAGGGTGCGCTTCCCGGGGTGA
- a CDS encoding acyl-CoA dehydrogenase family protein, with protein sequence MDKDQVLGILAEDYMTPEAVDLVARARAMAPRLAERARAAEAAGMVPVETVQEMKEAGLFRVLQPKRFGGYELDPRVFYRVQMALAEGCMSTAWIYGVIGVHNWQLPLFPEQAQQDVWAKDTGVLIASTYMPTGKAEPVEGGYRFSGRWGFSSGVEHCDWIFLGGLLPKKDGSGQMEHTTFLLPKSDFRVEKNWDVLGLRATGSHDIVVDGCFVPEHRTHRTNDHSDAGCPGRQTNPGWVYKIPFTQVFQRAVSSACIGALDGAIAHFRERAAAHVGKHGAKTAEDVNAQQTVSEAMMTTDQLKLVLFRNYARIVECAKTGERMPVEERLMQRAQASQVPKQCATAASELMRACAASGTYKSNPIERVFRDIHQARGHIANNTDTYARAHGAVMLGLPNADPYI encoded by the coding sequence ATGGACAAGGATCAGGTTCTCGGCATTCTGGCCGAAGATTACATGACGCCGGAGGCGGTAGATCTGGTGGCGCGGGCCAGGGCGATGGCGCCGCGACTCGCCGAGCGTGCTCGCGCTGCCGAGGCCGCGGGCATGGTGCCGGTCGAGACGGTGCAGGAAATGAAGGAGGCGGGCCTGTTCCGCGTGCTGCAACCCAAGCGCTTCGGCGGCTACGAGCTCGACCCGCGGGTGTTCTACCGGGTGCAGATGGCGCTTGCCGAGGGCTGCATGTCGACCGCCTGGATCTATGGCGTGATCGGCGTCCATAACTGGCAGCTCCCGCTGTTCCCCGAGCAGGCGCAACAGGACGTTTGGGCCAAGGACACCGGCGTGCTGATCGCCTCGACCTACATGCCCACCGGCAAGGCCGAGCCGGTCGAGGGCGGCTACCGATTCTCCGGGCGCTGGGGTTTCTCGAGCGGTGTCGAGCACTGCGACTGGATCTTCCTCGGCGGCCTGCTTCCGAAGAAGGACGGTTCGGGTCAGATGGAGCACACCACCTTCCTGCTGCCGAAGTCGGACTTCCGCGTCGAGAAGAACTGGGACGTGCTCGGCCTGCGCGCCACCGGCAGCCACGACATCGTGGTCGATGGCTGTTTCGTCCCCGAGCACCGCACGCACCGCACCAACGACCATAGCGACGCCGGCTGCCCCGGACGTCAGACCAATCCGGGCTGGGTCTACAAGATTCCCTTCACCCAGGTCTTCCAGCGCGCGGTGTCGTCGGCCTGCATCGGCGCGCTCGACGGCGCGATCGCCCACTTCCGCGAACGCGCGGCGGCGCACGTCGGCAAGCACGGCGCGAAGACGGCCGAGGACGTCAACGCCCAGCAGACGGTGTCCGAGGCGATGATGACCACCGACCAGCTCAAGCTGGTGCTGTTCCGCAACTACGCCCGCATCGTCGAGTGCGCCAAGACCGGCGAGCGCATGCCGGTGGAGGAGCGCCTGATGCAGCGCGCCCAGGCCTCGCAGGTGCCCAAGCAGTGCGCGACCGCGGCGAGCGAGCTGATGCGGGCCTGCGCTGCGTCCGGCACGTACAAGAGCAACCCGATCGAACGCGTGTTCCGCGACATCCACCAGGCGCGCGGTCACATCGCCAACAACACCGACACGTATGCGCGCGCGCACGGTGCGGTGATGCTGGGCCTGCCCAACGCCGATCCGTACATCTGA
- a CDS encoding YCF48-related protein, whose amino-acid sequence MLAPVGMAMALIVTAASIYSFSPRHVPPLQETRIPVDRMQLTTIERSKAGLVIAGELGSILVSADEGQSWKPATISHDRQALITRIVFADPARGLALGHEGWILRTEDGGLTWKEVNFDESNGEPLMSARQLPSGDWLAVGAFGRVLRSTDDGRSWQADSLPGLTDWHLNDIASSADGQQWMIVGEAGTALSSSDGGQSWQAIEPFYNGSLYGAAHLGGDRWVAYGMRGNVFFSADRGASWQQAKVPAPISIYGHAVLPDGELLLVGQGGIVLSSRDGGTNLNIVRREGRASLTDIVVTGDGRWMLSSDGGLQVRTPASANQTQNDGAA is encoded by the coding sequence ATGCTCGCCCCCGTAGGCATGGCCATGGCATTGATTGTCACAGCGGCCAGCATCTATTCGTTCTCACCCAGGCACGTGCCGCCGCTGCAGGAAACGCGCATCCCCGTTGACCGCATGCAGCTCACCACCATCGAGCGCAGCAAGGCGGGACTCGTCATCGCCGGTGAGCTCGGCTCGATCCTGGTTTCCGCAGACGAAGGCCAGAGCTGGAAGCCGGCCACCATCTCCCACGACCGCCAGGCGCTGATCACCCGCATCGTGTTCGCCGACCCGGCGCGCGGGCTGGCATTGGGCCACGAGGGCTGGATCCTGCGTACCGAGGATGGCGGGCTGACCTGGAAGGAGGTGAACTTCGACGAGTCCAACGGCGAGCCGCTGATGTCCGCACGCCAGCTGCCCTCCGGCGACTGGCTGGCCGTCGGCGCCTTCGGGCGCGTCCTGCGCTCGACCGACGACGGCCGGAGCTGGCAGGCCGACAGCCTGCCCGGCCTGACCGACTGGCACCTCAACGACATCGCCTCCTCCGCCGACGGGCAGCAATGGATGATCGTCGGCGAAGCCGGCACCGCGCTGTCGTCGTCGGACGGCGGCCAGAGCTGGCAGGCCATCGAGCCGTTCTACAACGGCTCGCTCTATGGCGCGGCCCACCTCGGCGGCGACCGCTGGGTGGCCTACGGCATGCGCGGCAACGTCTTCTTCAGCGCCGACCGTGGCGCATCCTGGCAGCAGGCCAAAGTCCCCGCGCCGATCTCCATCTACGGCCACGCCGTGCTGCCGGACGGCGAGCTGCTGCTGGTCGGCCAGGGCGGCATCGTGCTGTCGAGCCGGGACGGCGGCACGAACCTGAACATCGTGCGCCGCGAGGGCCGCGCCAGCCTGACCGACATCGTCGTCACCGGCGATGGCCGCTGGATGCTGTCCAGCGACGGCGGCCTGCAGGTCCGCACCCCCGCATCCGCCAACCAGACCCAGAACGACGGAGCCGCCTGA